The genomic stretch ttgtattttttttattgCAGTAGGTATGTAATATAGTAACTGAAAGGACACTCAGATCCTTTAATTTTAGACTTCACGGTAATGGTTAGTATTATATTAGGTGCTTAGTCTGATGATACTGCACACATTGGCAGACTAGATACGAATTCCTGCTTATTTTTTCAGGGATTGGGGATATTGAATAATATAAATATCTTCAAATGTTGATACTACTCCTTCACTCGGATGTTAATGTTAATGTTACTGTTTGTACAACTTAATCAGTGCGGTTCATCATCCTGTGGTGTACCTTCTGATCGATAGGGATCAGTACTTCGATTTCTCATATTGATTTTTACAAAACCATTGCTTCCTGGCCACTTGAAGTTTCTGTTCCGTTTTTAGTCCTTCTGAATTTGGGTAATCAGACAATTAGGATTTTAATCACACTGACCTAACATGATATTCCAGGCTTCCCAAGACAAGAAGAGCTTGGATGTGGGAGCAAATCTTTTTATTGGCAATCTTGATCCGGTGAAAACCTAAACCTCACTTTCTGACAGTTAGTTGAATATGTTCATATGAAGAAGCGGCTAATGGTTTTGTGTTTGCTTTGTCAAACAGGAAGTCGACGAGAAGCTCCTCTACGATACCTTCAGTGCATTTGGAGTGATCGTGACCAATCCTAAGGTGACATTTATGAAAAATTTACTCCGTATATGGCTGGGTACTTGTTAGAAGTGATCTTCCTGCTAATGATCTCACGTTACATTTGCATCTGATATTATGAGCATTAGTCTTTCATTATGATCTCCAGATTCAACGAAATTGAATTGTCATGCTTAAGTTGACCTAGATTTACTTGCCATAGCTCAGCTACTTTATAGTCTTCCCTGCTTCAGTGGAACACATCTGATAGCGGCTAATTGATTTAAAACTAATAAATGCCTATGAGCTCCCGACATTGTTTCTTTTATGTGTACCCTGATAGAGATCAAATGAGTGAAATATTCCTTTCCCTTTGCATATTTGACGCAAATGCATGTGCCATCTTAAGATCATTCCATGTTACTTATTAACTCAGTTGGCTGTCATATTGTGAATTCTTGTGGTCAGATATTGCAAGCATATtaaaatttccttttttttttcttttcaagataatgcgGGACCCTGAAACTGGAAATTCTCGAGGTTTTGGCTTTGTGAGCTATGACTCCTTTGAATCATCTGATCAAGCAATAGAGGTAATGCCATTCTCACAACACTGCTCTATATTTTGGCTTATTGTGATTCTACCATATGTTTCAAGTATTGTCTTTGCTGTAATTTCCCAGGCCATGAACAACCAGCATTTATGTAATCGGCCAATCACTGTCTCTTATGCTTACAAGAAAGACACAAAAGGAGAGCGTCATGGCACACCAGCAggtattttttttgaaatatctATTGAGCTATTTGGTTGGCTTCTTGTACACTGACACAGCAAAACTCACCCCTGTTGATTATTCACTTTCTGGAAAGCAATATTTAGTCTACATTAGGTTGTTATATGTATCCCAAGTcaatttctattttgaatatggaCTCTGGATGGCAACACTTCTCCCACATTTGTGCTTTGACATTTAGGGTTTTAACTTCATTCAAATGATTTCCTTAAAAGTATTGTACATTTAGGCATTTGAACTAATATATATGCTCATCCATTATCTGTATCGCAGATAAGTTTTGTTTGCTCTTGTCACTGGTGCAGCCTATATGCTGTTTAGGGTGTCTTGACCTACAAATCTGATTGTTATTATTTTACTAAAATTGTGCTTTAATTCCTAACATCTCGCTACAAGTATTTTATTTAAGGATATTTAAACCCATTGTTATCTGTTGGCAGAGAGGCTGCTGGCAGCGAACAACCCAGGATCTCAGAAGCATAGGCCGCACACAATGTTTGCAACTGCTCCACCGACCCAGGGGCTTCAAAACGGTGGTGTTGGTGCACCTGTGCCACGGCCTTTTGCCAATGGAAATATGCCAGGACAGATGCAACACGTtaggccgccgccaccacctgttGGTCAATATCATCCCATGCAGATGCATGGGCAGCCTGCTTGGCCTGGTCCTCCACAGAATATGCAAGTACCACCGCCAATGCAACAGCAGCTTCAGTACAGGCTTCCAGGGATGCCACCACCTCAAAACATGATGCCCCCACCACAAAACATGATGCCGCCGCCTCATCACATGGccaggccgccgcctccgccacctccCAATATGCAAGCTCCACCTATGTGGAGGCCACCTCCACCCCCACAGCAAAGTGGCGGAATGCCTCCACCACCAATGTCCATGCCacctccgccaccgccaccttCTGGTTAAAAATGCGCAGGGTTCTTCCATTGGTTCAATCTGGCACACAGTAACTGTAGACCAAGGATGTTAACATCTTCCGTATATTGCCATGTAACTTGCAAGTTGCAACACTAGGAGAATCGAGAGAAATAGCTGCAGTGTTACAACAACTTGCATGTATTCTGTTCAAAATGCATGAATTTTGTGATCACGCCGCATCTACGGAAACCTTCTTGTGTGGGTACTCCTGTTGCGTGCTCTGCTTAGGACAATTGTGGATTATAATCCATGTTATTTCATCATTACATTGTTACTGATGGAATTCTGTTGTTAAACGTGTTCCTCATGGAGTCGTGGTAGGTAATTGCAGTGCAACTTTTGGCTCTTTTGTCATGTCATCCACATACCGTACGTAGGTCATTATCTTTGCTTTTCTTCTGTATCTACGTTTGTAAGTCCAGTTGCAAAATCTGTATCTACATTGGGCAGAGAACTTGTGATCACTCTCCGGACTCCGGTTTGTCTCCGGCTAAACAAAGACGGAGTACATACCTTCTTGCATTGGAAAGGTGTTGGACAGGTCTGGCACAAGGGACTCGAGGAGGTATGACAACCTGTTGAACTGAGGCCCGAAGGGGATGGTGCACCATGGAAAGGTTAATGATGGTTGACCGGCTTTttgctctattttttttttgccacCGTGGACAGATTTTATCATGTTTAGTCCACATTGGACCATCTCACCTCGAGATCATTTATGCAATTAGCATTACGAATATTCACCTGCGCGTAGTAACCCTAACTCTTCTCGAACACCTAGCGGTGGCGACTGACACTACGAGGACGGATAGGGAAGGCAAAAGCAGCAGACATGCGAGAGTTTTTGCGTCGGGAGCAAAGGTGGAGGCGGCTGAAGTGGCGAGGATGGCTGCACCAAGCAAGAAAGATGGAGGCGGCGCACATGTGTGTTAGGGTAGGGGATTTCTTTTGTTTGTTTACGGTGGACAAATGATCCCTACGTAGATTAAAACCAACCAATTTTGTCCACGATTTCTAAAAAAGAGAGTAAAAAATCAGTGAATCGTCATTAAACCGCTGCCGGGGACTAAAATTAAACTTAATTAAGAGTTTGATGGcagattcaaaccaaaacaaagttGAAGGGCTAAAATTAGACTTTTTGCAAAATTTAAGGGACTAAAAGTGCACTTAACCCTAAAAACAAAAAAGCCATATTTTCTTTTTAGAAAATGATTCATAACAACCGACGGATTAGATCTCCTGCGACAGACATGCTGAGCAACCGCTAGATCACCTTTGACCCAATGAATGGGATTGCACACAAAAGTATTTTCCTTGTGACCCATCAAAGATTATCCAAAGTTGTTAAATTCTCATAGAAAGCAACACCTTTCTTTGTCGGAACCACGTGACATGCTAGCAGTCACATGACACTAATGCTCTTTGGtttggagggtggttgtacccctagCCTACCAGAGTTCAAATCTCAGGTTTGACATCTGCGTGTCTCATGAaggtggaatattcattcagttggAGGTGtgttcccgtcgatagcgaggcagctgtgatgacttcgtcaattttaagATTCAATCCGTCAGCTCAGTCTTCCGgatgtgctcataggggtagagtgTGTTTGTGTGGGTTCATAGGAGTgaatgtatgcgcgtgtatgtaagcgtctgcgtttgtactgtgtttctcaacaaaaaaaaatccaattgcctttttgtgtgtttttttctAAGGAAGGCTATCAATTCCTTTTGTCTCTCTCAATTGGATCTCTTTTTATGCTTCAAGCTCTTTTATGTGCATGCACTATCGTGCGTTTACTCCGCCACTCCTAAGCAAAGACACACCTCCCATCCCCTTTGGGTGATGTAACACCTCCCCCCTTGTCTGGGCCGAGCTTGCTGTGGGCTCACAATAGAACTTAGGATAAAATTCAAAACACAGGTTCTTCGGGTCGAGCTAGTGAAGATGAAGAGagtgtaaaagctagggtttgcaaATAGTTTGGAAGGAATCGCACATCCAAAGGCTACGTGCGTCTGTTTCATTATATGAGGGAACATGTGTACAAATACAGGGTATAAACCCAAAACGTATAAAGACAGAAGTACACAAATACTaaatctaacaccctccctcaacctTAGAAGTGGCACGAAGACTAAGATTGCGCCGACAAGTCTCAAAGTATGGCAGTGGTAAGGGCTTGGTGAAAATATCAGCCAATTGATCTATAGATGAGATAAACTTGACCTGAAGTAGCTTCTGTGCAACTTGTTCCCTCACAAAGTGATAACCAACCTCAATATGTTTTGTCCTTGCATGAAAGACATGATTAGACGAAAAATAGGTGGCACcaatgttgtcacaccaaagaaCTGGAGGTCTGTCCTTAGAAACACCCAACTCATGTAATGACTGTACCCAAATAACTTCTGCCTTGTACTTAGCCTCAACATACTCCGTGAAACAATAGTTTGCTTCCTGGCACTCCAACCAATCAAGTTAGGACCAAAGAACACAATATATCCCACCGTGGATCGACGATCATCAGGACTACCAGCCCAATCAGTATCAGAGTAGGCCGAGAGGACATCAGAGGACGCATGCCGAAGGTGTAGACCAAAGAAGCAGTATATTGTATGTAATGCAAAATGAGTTTAACGACAGACCAATGAGTGTCACGTGGAGCATCTAAGTATTGGCAGACTCTATTAACATCATATGATATATCTGGTCGAGTGACGGTAAGATACTGCAAGCCTCCAACAATACTGCGATACTCAGTAGAATCATCAGAAGAAAGGAACTCACCAACATATGTGGTGGTTATGGGTGTAGTAGCAAACTTACACTTCAACATGCCATCACGACGAACAAGGTCAAGAGAATATTTTTGATGAGTAAAGACTAGTATCACTATGAATGACCTCCAAGCCAAGAAAATAATGAAGTTTCTCAAGATTCTTGATAGCAAAATCTGAACCAAGACCAAGTATGAGGCGATCAGCTGCTGACGAGAAAGAGCTAACAAGGATGATATCGTCAACATAAACCATGATATACATAGTAACCTCCGGTTTCTGAAGGAGAAACAACGACGTATCAGCACTGGATGGAACAAAACCATGTGCTCGGAGAGCAGatccaagacgagcatgccaagcTCGAGGTGCCTGCTTGAGGCTTTAATACcatgtaaaagctagggtttaaAAATAGTTTTGAAGGAACCGCACAGCCAAAGGCTACGTACGTCTGTTCATTATATGAGGAAACATGTGTACAAATACAGGGTATAAACCCAAACCGTATAAAGACAGAAGTACTAATACAAATATACTAAATGTAACAGAGAGGACACCTGCTCATGCTCGGTTTTCGACGAGATGGATTCATGGATGACATGGTCAAATCGTCGAAGTTAATGCCTAAAATGTTGATAGCACGAGGTTAGTGAATGTGAAAGGTTCTTACGTCACATATATTGTTTTGACAAGGCATGAACACATATGTTGTTTGTAACATATACATCAGCGTTTACTGCGTTGATTATGGATGCCTCCTGCGACGGGTTCAATCTTGGTCACAAATGCTTCTTTTCTGAGTTCTTTCTGTATGTTCCATGTGTTTGTCTTTCATTTCGTGTGTGTTGTGAGTTGTGACTTGTGACCTAATTCAATTATTTTCCTAAGTAATGGGATTTGTTCCATGGCCAAAATTTCTTGATTGCACGAGCATGTTTGAATGTTGCAACAACTTTGACGCGTCACAAGGGAAAATGGTTGCAACGATGTTGCGAAGAGAGGAGAGAAATACTGTCTCAAGATCATGCCTTTTCAAATAAAAAACGGTTGGAAGGCAGCCCAATCAAATAAAATTATCAGGAGCCTAGCGTAAACTTAGGAATCACTTTAGATTTAATCCGATAGAACAGTTGTTCAAGTCGAGCTTTCCCTTATAAGCTAGTCCTGTGAATTCTTTTTCTCTGGCAGAGGTTAGGGTTGACAACCATGAATGAATCAGTGAATCATCTATTTTCATTCGTAACAGCCACACTGACACTAGCTTGAAATATTTCCTCACCCATTCCCATGTGCTGGTACATGGGCATGGTGTATATCTACCGCTGCTTCCTATCTCCCTAATGTCAACTTTCCGCTACTT from Lolium rigidum isolate FL_2022 chromosome 4, APGP_CSIRO_Lrig_0.1, whole genome shotgun sequence encodes the following:
- the LOC124650625 gene encoding splicing factor 3B subunit 4, translating into MTTRIAPGVGANLLGQHSAERNQDATTYVGNLDAQVSEELLWELFVQAGPVVNVYVPKDRVTNLHQGYGFVEFRSEEDADYAIKILNMLKLYGKPIRVNKASQDKKSLDVGANLFIGNLDPEVDEKLLYDTFSAFGVIVTNPKIMRDPETGNSRGFGFVSYDSFESSDQAIEAMNNQHLCNRPITVSYAYKKDTKGERHGTPAERLLAANNPGSQKHRPHTMFATAPPTQGLQNGGVGAPVPRPFANGNMPGQMQHVRPPPPPVGQYHPMQMHGQPAWPGPPQNMQVPPPMQQQLQYRLPGMPPPQNMMPPPQNMMPPPHHMARPPPPPPPNMQAPPMWRPPPPPQQSGGMPPPPMSMPPPPPPPSG